A region of the Babylonia areolata isolate BAREFJ2019XMU chromosome 10, ASM4173473v1, whole genome shotgun sequence genome:
TGAGTGTAATGTCTTGGCTTTCATACAACTTGTGTTGCAGGTTACGTCATCTACCGTGTGCGTGTCCGCCGTGGTGGCCGTAAGCGACCTGTTCCCAAGGGCTGCACCTACGGCAAGCCAGTGACTCATGGAGTCAACCAGCTCAAGTTCCAGCGTAGCCTTCGCAGTGTGGCTGAGGTAGGGCCTCGTGATGTGCATGAGTGGTTACTGGAAAATGCATTTTGACTGCATTTCATGATCGATTGCTTTCATGTTTTTACCTTGTCGTGAACTGTGTTATCTCTATGATGAAAACTTGGAATTACCGTTTGATTATAATGAAACTACCACAGCggcattttttctttctgagggatATCACAGTTCTTCAACCTAGCCATTATGATGAGAAATCAGAAGACACAGACAACATGGTAGCCATGACATTGACAAATGGATTTCTCATGGAGTTAGTGATTTTTCTGATATCCCACCTTATCCTCAGAGCATAAATTTGTcaaagtttttttgggggggggggggggttaagcttTCATTCAGGTTATTATATTTGTACTTCAGTAATTTGAATGTTGATGCTGGATAGGCCAGAGCGCACATTGTTTACCATTCTGGTGCAACTTAATGGTTATACTTTGTGATCTCTTGTCCAATATACCAAGTCCAAACATATCTACATCTAGTTTATATGGCCACGTAAGAAAAGCCATATTCCACAATCAGCAAGACTGTTATACAAGGGGTAATCTTGTAAACCAAATTTCGTGGCAACCTTTTAGGAACAGCAACTGtctagacattaaaaaaaatatttgtgtgtTACAGGAGCGTGTCGGCCGTCGTTGCGGTGGTCTGCGTGTCCTGAACTCCTACTGGGTGTGTGAGGACTCTACCTACAAATTCTTCGAGGTCATCCTGGTGGATCCCTTCCACAAAGCCATCCGTCGTGATCCCAAGGCCAACTGGATCTGCAACCCTGTACACAAGCACCGCGAGATGCGTGGCCTGACATCTGCTGGCCGCAGCTCCCGTGGTCTGGGCAAAGGTCATCTGTTCAACAAGACGAGCGGTGGTTCTCGTCGTGCCAACTGGAAGAGGAGGAATACGCTCAGCTTGCGTCGCAAACGTTAATTTTCTGGTTTTTCCTCCTGAAAATAAATGCAGTAACTGGCTGTGTTCgtgattttggttttttgtgcatgcatgatAACATTGTTCGGTTATCTGCACCAAAAGATACTTCAGTGCCTGCCTCTATcacttcatctgcttgtttctatctgtctgttactGGCTTTGATTCTATACACAATAATACTACGTGGGGTCTTGTTCATCACAGTATACCACTCTGGGAACACACTTGCCATACTTACAGTACATTATGTGTCAGTGAACCAATGAGACGTAGCCACTGAGCAACTTTAAATGTCGGGTAGGTAAATAAAACGGATAATCCATGCATGTAACTGACCAAGGTTGATTTCTTAATTGTGGAAGGCACATGCAAGCAGCACATTTAGGTCAGCATCTCTGGTAATATCTGATAACTGCAGTTACTCTCCTGTCACTATAAGACTGGTcagtgggggtggttgtgtgttgatTCTCCTTTACATTAGCAAAAATACCATGTCTGAATTTTTCATCCTGAATTAGTTCTGTCAGACTATCAGGGGGCCTGAGTGCTACAGATTGAAGACTGGATCAGGCGATCTATGGTGCTGAATCTTGTGAAGAGAAAAgatgctttcacaccagtcattcacccaCATGCATAACTGATCCATACTTTGTATGCATTTAGAATGTGACCAGTTTCTCAATTCTGTGACCTggctgaagacataattggacaaaaaacaagaacgccagagaatcgacagacagataaaaaatacgaaaaaaaacatagcgtatgaagagcacaggaacaggagtcgaaatggctgccagaaaaagggGGCACTAgacaggggggcaaaggggaggttacctggttccgggaggttatcggctgtagctgctttcgttttctctgcataggtggatagcagtttgcacaggacaggaatgtcagacccctgctggagtctgcactagtgggtcacggtaagtatgttacttaaacgtagtTTTAGGAAGAAATTTTCCTTTTCTCAAGAGGCATCACTATGTTGGGAttaatccatgtacactacagaTGCAGGTgcttgatcagcagcataacctaatgtGCTTTGGTCTTGAGTGTATGCATTttatgtgcctatcagagtggattccttctacagaagacaacccttttgttgccatgggttcttcaagGAGAAAGGTAGCAAAATGGTTAACACACTAAATGACTTACCTTctaatactgtgtgtgtgaggggctggGGTCAAATCCCAGTCTTGCCCTTTTATCCAAGTTTTGAAAACCAAATTGAATGTCCTGGTCATTGGGATTAGACAATAcatcaaggtcccatgtgcatcacACACTAGGCACACTGAAAGAAAAAGGTTAATGCACCACCATAATTAACTCAACCCTATTAGTTATGAAAATTGCATTGGGTAAGAGGTTTGTAAACTTAGGAATCACTCTCAATTAATTAGTTTTGCCTGCCATGTgaaataaggaagaagaaaatactcTACAGAACTCACCAGTGTAAGTAACCCAGGATATGGTAGTAATGGTAAAGGATGGACCCCCTTCAAATGAAAAGCATGCAGATCAAGTAGGcattaagggggttgggggggggggggaatccagcaCGCATCTAACTGATTTTGGTTGTGAAACAAAATCGCACACGAATCACCACTGGATCCTGACTGAAGAACCTTGTGTGCTTTTTGACCATTACTCTGTACCCAGTATCATACAGTGCGTCAGTGATAAACCCACCATGACTTGACTATTGTCTCATGTATCAAATGACATTGATGTTTTTAGTTtagaaaaagtttttaaaacgaAGCATATACATTTTTCTTAACCCCACACTTCATCGTTTATACTGTATTTGCATTACATCATAATATGACTAACTGCTCTGTCCATGTACACCCAGCTGTTTCATCTTTCTGATACTTTTTCAATTGCTAAAACAGCAGTAAACATTTTTCATTAGAGTTTTGTTGTTTAAGGTGAATGTTGCAGATATTTCGGTTGATTTTATAATGCAAAGGTTTTTACTTCGTTCAGTTACTTTCAGTGTTACGGATTGTTTGTGTCCAAAGACCATTCTTGAGACAGGTTTGTTGGGCTCACAGTGAAATGAACAATactgacatgtggagtgatggcctagtggtaacgcgtctgcctaggaagcgagagaatccgagtgtgctggttcgaagcATGGCTCAGCCGGCCGattttttctgcccctccacaagaccttgagtggtggtctggatgctcagtcattcagatgagacgatatactgaggtcccctgtgcagcatgcacttagcacacgtaaaaaaaaaaaaaaaaaccctcagccaacaaaagagttgttcctggcaaagttctgtagaaaaatctactttgataggaaaaacaataaaactgcacgcaggaaaagaaaaaataacaacaaaaaattttttaatggtggcactgtagtgtagcgacacactcttcctgggagagcagcccgaatttcacacagagaaatgtgttgtgataaaaagaaatacaaatgacgcaggaaacaggataaaaagaaaacaaaatcttgtTCTCAAAATCGCTATTTCACTCCCTTTGTGACAGCACGCTGCTTGGAACATGACCCACAACTCTTGCTGCTCTCTTTAAAGTTTTATTTATAGTAATTGTCTCccatacacatacaggcacatactccacggacaaaaagaaaaaaatattatcagtccgctctctctctctctctctctctctctctctctctctctctctctctctctctaacacatgaGAAAGGCTTCAGTTTGTAATAATTAGGTACacgcttgtgtcagtgtgtgaaagagaaacacACTATTTCCATCTCAGAGATCAAATAATATTTTGACATTTATGGTTGGAATACTTTGACTTACCCTTATCAGCGATATGCCAGTGGATTCCTCTCATacctataatacacacacacacacacacacacacacacacacactaacaccggCCAACAGTTTGCAAATGCCGCACACACACTggcgagtgcgcgcgcacgcacgcacacacacacacacaactaagtgACGCAAATTTAACAATAAATATGCACAGCACTCAGCTCACAGGCTGACGCCGGCCAGTGCCGAGCTGAACCCGGCCCGGCCGCCTCAACCACCGTTGGTACCCAGCCCCACGTCCGTACCCCAGCccctccctcgcacacacactggcactgacactgtaTAACTGACATCATGTCGATcccacatgcagacagagagaaaatctgTTTATCATTTCAGTACACACCGGATCATGTGTACAGATGCGGTACATTTCTTTTTCGACTGATAATGCTGTGGCTTTGTACGTGGCAAATATCTGAAGGAGATTGGGGGAAAGAGACACTGAGGCACTAACGCGGTTACGACAAATTGAATAAATACGCTaacaaagtttgttgttgttgtttttttaagaagaaaaaaggagcaaATTAACTGCATACAAAGCCATCCCAGCTTTTTTGTAGCTCCCCACATTTGCCAGTCACACAACCATACCAACTGAAATAAACGGTTGAACGTCTGGTGGAATTACGgctggtgtgtgtagtgtgtggcctgtgtagtgtagtgtggcgtgcgCATTAAAGAGTGACgctgcaggaagaagaaaaaagaaagaggcggggtggggtggggggaacactGGCAGATGCATCGGGGCTGCGACGGTATGACGTGGATTTGAATGTTGTCTGCAACGAACGTCGGAACCCTGCACTGCGATTCATTTTTCACATCGTACATTGAatagttgctgctgttgcttttctttctttctttccgagtcTTTCGTTCTTCAAGGTCTGTCCGCCATTCTTTCTTTCCGCTTTTTCCAAAGTTACAGTAAGCCATCATATTAAGATGAAAAGGGGGAGTAGTGCgtctggaggaggggggggggtataccaACGGTTATGCCGATAATGCCTCCCTTTATGACCCAGAGTGCTACCATTAGTCTTTAAGTCTTTAAGCATAACCACGCACGCCAGTAAGAACAAGTTTTAGAACCGATAGTGATGAGCCCAGAACGGCGAACAGGCCACTACCACTAGGCCTCAAAGCGTCTTCCAAGTTCAAGATCAAGATAATAAAATGCGCAGTCGGCATATGTGCAGCGGCCCGCCGCACGGCACCTCTCTCGCTGGTTTTAGCGATCAAGGAGATCATCGAAGCGGCCGCGTGCAAACTGATCCATGTCAGTATACGCGTCACATCTGTTgaaagaattaaaagaaaagaaaaactgaagaaaactgacaaAGGGATCGAGCATATGAAGCCGATGAGCCTGACTGACGTATGTAGagtatatgatacacacacacacatatatatatatatatgtaaacgaGTACATCAGTCTGGGTTTGAATTAATTTATTAGTTCAAGAtgataaaagtagtagtagtagtgatagtagtagtgagCAGTTGTAGTAGTGTTATCATCTGCCAgtaatctatatatctatccgtATTTCAAGTTACAACTTATTCAGCATACgtaataccaaaacaaaacaaatgtataGAGCCgagatatttttgtattttttcttcttcagaccaGATCTGAAAACAGATGTAATTCTTAGAACAGGTTCAGGAACAGCGCCTCTCTGAAAATTTATTTCTAAAAAATAGGGAGGGACAAAAAGAGGtcccaccgagatttgaactcggATCGCTGGATTCAAAGTCCAGAGTGCTAACCATTACACCATGGGACCACTGATCGGTGGGTAGATTCTGTTATTTATATTGTATAGAGCCTTgacttcattttcattttgtgaGACTAACCAATCATTTCGCCTGTTTCATGTCGTTCTTTTTGTATGGGATTTTCAGCGAGGATCATAACCACTTTCACTTGGGTTGTTTTCGTTTCAAATAACCACGAAGGGTCATGAAAGCCGTGTTATCTTCATTTTAAACAGATCTTCCGCATGAATTCCTCAGATACAATGGGAGTTTATCAGCCTTACGGTAAGTCTTTCAAATTATAAGATAGACCGATATTTCggtgattcattgattgatgtaTGCGCCAGGTGCGATGTTTTGTCGTCTGCATGAGCGGTTTTCAGCATTTAGTCCACGATTTTACTGGCCTTGATAGATCTATAATGCAGCAGTCTGAATTTTCATATTACTCATATTACATTTCTTGGACCATGTGTCCAAAATTTCTCATTAGTTGATGGTGTGATGCGTAGACCGTGTGTGTCTGAAAGCACAGACGTTGGCGGACCAAAAATCCGGCACAGCAGATCGCAGAATGGTTTCGGTGAATATATCACTTCGGTGCCGTTAAAAGCAAATGATAATGCAGGGCATGTAAAATTTAAAGAAATTCATGCAACACGCCGACAAGCAAGTAATCTAGCATGCACAGATTTATAGATATTTTCCGTTTTCGGTGAATTGCATTCATATTGGCCAATGGGAATGAAAACATGAGACAAATCAACCATCACTTTGAGTATGAACTAAtgtgctactaataataatatttgcacaacagactaaCAGGAAACACCAAAAATTACAAATTGTGTTTGCATGTATTCCAATGGGTGTTTAAGGTAGGACACAGTTTTCAACTTTAAATTCTTGAGCAGACCTTACTGCTTATGCCTGGAACCTTCATGTTTACAGTAAACACATGCCAtgcacaatgacaatgactcaTGTGAaatatcctgtgatccatgtcatgTCGGATGAGTAACTGAAATACAGACATACCCAGCAATGCACCAACCAGCAAGATGATGTTGGTTGTGGTCTAGAATTAAGAAGATGCATATAGAGATGTACTCTGTTATGAACATTGAAGCTCCAGACAGTATGCAGTGGCAAAGTCAATACATAAGCATACACTGACCCGGCAACAATTTAAGTTTTTTCTCCAGTGGCATTGTTATGGAATGGACCACTTGAATTGGTTCCACTGAACACAAGTGGCTGTCACAGTGTTGAAGTAAAAACATCTGTCAGAATGGGCGATTAGCCAGACAGACATTTTGGCTTGATGTCATTTCAGCAGTGCTTGCAAATTCATAACTGGCTATAACCATGTCCAACTTGGCAAAAATGGTTCAGATTAGGTGCCAATTTGATTGAAAACATTTCACATTTTCACtggtatatgtatatgttttaaATTTAAATCCTGAGCAGACATAAAGTAAGACAACATGGTTGGAATTTAAAGTGTATAATTTGTTGAGTAaagtgtaaattgtgtgtgtgtgtgtgtgtgcacatttatcAAGTACTGAGAATGAAGTGGTAAACTGCTAAGTGACTGCATAGTTCATGCTGTGATTATGTGAGCAATATGAGTACAAATCTATGTCTTAGTTACACTACAGTTTCGCATGcaatttttcaaagtttgaagCCGTCTTGGCGCTGTATTAGGTTGTTAAGTGTGATATGCTTCTATTTTGAAATGAACAAAAGTGtgggtgctttttttcttttgactggTGCTGTACACATTTTCCTTTGAGGGTCTGggggatttttttcttcctcttttgatTTCATTCCCACAAAATGTATGCTACCTTTTTCCCAATGGTCACAGTTATTCATCTCAGTTCATGGTTTCATGTGTGGTTTGACTTGAGTATCATTTATGATTTGGTGATGGGATGctatttttcttcccccccccccccccccctttttttttttttttttttttttttttaagtttcagcaTGAGGTGGACATAACACCCACTTCCCCTGGGGTGGGAATGGACTATGCCAGTGGTAGGCCTCCCCCAGCTGGGGAACAGTAGCGTTCAGAATGTGAGAGGCTGGTCCAACATGGAGCTTCAGGGATGGCAGCAATGTCCGAAGATACCATGCTCTGGGACCATCAGTCTCTTGCCCCCTCTGTCGGACGCACTGTTTTCCATCTATAGCCAACTGCTGAGGCTGGTTGGCAAGCTCCCTTACTGCAACAAGCGGGTGGTGGTGTGCTTTGCTTATAAGGGGACCACTGTTGAGGTGGATTTGGGAGATGGTaagtttttttggtcttttttgtctTAAAACTTTCATTGTTGTTGCATTTTGTGTGAGGGCTGTAAAATCTGTGCACCAGTAGGTCAGATCTGAGAGAGGGTAAGtgagctttttctttttgttttgtctgtcatcTTTCATTCTTGTGTGTGACATGATACTGTGCGAGTGCTATGAAGTCTGTagcttaatttttcttcttcctcttacttttctgtgtgttgtgttattgtttgtcTAGTGTCTGGCTgactccttccttcttccttccttccttccttccttcctttctaaatTCTaaattctaccccccccctccgcccccccccccctaccccctcacccccttcgtctttcttttcattaatttCAAGATCATTTGTTGGGTGTAGCAGGACTGCCTGTTGTGTTGATTTGATAAGTTGTGCTTGTTGTAGCAGAATTATCTCTTGCTAGGTGTTTAAATTCTTCCTGCATTTCCCTCTTCTTTTATggcatatttgttttgttttggtttttgttgtgtgcatggttatttcattttttgtttgttagatcTGTTATGATGATTATACAGTTCATGACAGCTAAAACAGTAAACGGAAGAATGATACAACTTGTATACAAGACAAAATGTGCAGTAGATACAGAATGGTCCTTTGTCTTTGGAATTATGGTTAACAGGCATATATATTAACCAGAACGAGTCACAGGTTAGGTATATGGAGCCAGATTTCACAAAGATCTTTTCATTTGTAGTCCAGTGCATGTGTATCATGAAACAATGTATAATGGAAGGTTTTGCATCTTCAGAGCTTGGTAAGATGCTAAATTCAGCTGGTTGTGCTTAAAAGGAAGCATGCTGGTTGATTTGTGCAGGTAATCATGATATGGTTGCCATAACTATATTTATGTATGTCTTGCCCTTGGATATATAGTTTGAACAATTTGGTGGTCATATTAGTAATCAAGATTTTTGTTTTCCTGGGGAGTAGTGTTGATCCAATAACTGCTTAATccagactgcagagagagagagagttcatactttctgtctgtcttgtctctctctctctctctcctctctcttcacacacacacacacacacacacacacacacacacacacgcacacacacacacacatgcacacacgtacatacaggcacactcacatgtatacgtgcaagcatgcatgtacTCATGCCGACTTGCTTTCCCCCTTCTCATACAAATCTGCATTTACTTGCTCATTAAAAAAGGTCATAATTGTGTAGCAGTATCAGTATGAGTCACTCACACATATGATATACATATGTTCATACTCGCTTTTGCACATGAATATCAGCTTAAGAATTGTCAAGCCTTCATAATattaagatctttttttttttttttttttattctggttACAGAAATGGGACAGTTGTAGCGTAACTGGTTTGTGATTTGATTTTGAACTGATCAGTTCCAGTCAGCCAGCTCTGTAAGGACCTCAGTCAAAGGGCAACATGAATGCGAGGCCTGAGACGCTGGATTTGTtgaatgaaaaaaagcattgaatACAGCCAGGGAAGGTCGTACCCTTCTGATAGATAGGCAGGGaacctcactctttttttttcttttcttttttttttcttttcttttctttttttaaatatatacacTTCCCTGGTGAAAAAAGGAGGCCTTGTCAATGTTTAAGCATGCTGTGCTTAATATTCAAGGTATGGCAAGTGTTCGTGGAAACCCCACTTCTCCAGGGTGCTTACTGCACCTTTGTCACATGGAACTGAGAGTGCTATGGGATCAAATGTTGGGGAAAATGATAATGTGTAGTGCTTATACAGTGCAAACTCCCCTCCCCATATTGTGGCAAAAACACAAGATAAAGTACTTATACAGAGCAAACTTCCCATTTTGTGGCAAAAACACAAAGTACTTATATAGTGCAGACTTCCCATATTGTGGCAAAAACACAAGATAAAGTACATATACAGAGCAAACTCCCCATATTGTGGCAAAAACACAAGATAAAGTACTCACACAGTGCAAACTTCCCATATTGTGGCAAAAAGACAAGATAAAGACATACAATGCAAACTCTCCATTTtgtgggctctaagcgcctcccAGAGAAGATGGTGACCACCATGTCAAGTGTCACCTGCTCCCATCTTTGGGAAAACTGCTCAGATTTcctaacactgcaggtgtctgtatccctCAGGCCTGAC
Encoded here:
- the LOC143286769 gene encoding large ribosomal subunit protein eL15-like gives rise to the protein MGAYKYMQEMWRKKQSDVMRFLLRVRCWQFRQLTSVHRAPRPTRPDKARRLGYRAKQGYVIYRVRVRRGGRKRPVPKGCTYGKPVTHGVNQLKFQRSLRSVAEERVGRRCGGLRVLNSYWVCEDSTYKFFEVILVDPFHKAIRRDPKANWICNPVHKHREMRGLTSAGRSSRGLGKGHLFNKTSGGSRRANWKRRNTLSLRRKR